One window of the Methanocaldococcus vulcanius M7 genome contains the following:
- the csm2 gene encoding type III-A CRISPR-associated protein Csm2, which produces MNTRSQRVPNDMLITEMEKIVALLNEDTIKVNEIKKLVINISKNLEKIKSKIEKEKKKSKILEKLKPKYDEIIKKSQNFKDWDEKRELLRYAIIMAIYCRINDLKTNQIRKVLDLANRTHLKLRRNKNENIESDLAKMCYILAYTAGRNQAVEPLANVLDIMLQNADNKSFNKLYDFIQAVVAYHKFFGGGE; this is translated from the coding sequence ATGAATACTAGGAGTCAGAGAGTACCAAATGATATGTTAATAACAGAAATGGAAAAAATTGTAGCATTACTTAATGAAGATACTATAAAAGTGAACGAAATTAAAAAATTGGTAATAAATATATCAAAAAATCTTGAAAAAATTAAAAGTAAAATAGAAAAAGAGAAAAAGAAAAGTAAAATTTTAGAAAAATTAAAACCAAAATATGATGAAATAATCAAAAAATCTCAAAACTTCAAGGACTGGGATGAAAAAAGAGAATTGCTAAGATATGCTATAATCATGGCAATATACTGTAGAATAAACGATTTAAAAACTAATCAAATTAGAAAAGTTCTCGATTTAGCAAATAGGACTCATTTAAAATTGAGAAGAAATAAAAATGAAAATATTGAAAGTGATTTAGCAAAAATGTGTTATATTTTAGCATATACTGCAGGAAGGAATCAGGCAGTAGAACCATTAGCTAATGTATTAGACATAATGCTTCAAAATGCTGATAACAAAAGTTTTAATAAACTTTATGATTTCATTCAAGCAGTTGTTGCATACCATAAATTCTTTGGAGGGGGAGAATAA
- the csm3 gene encoding type III-A CRISPR-associated RAMP protein Csm3, with protein sequence MEDRNRKFYGKIIFKGKIKVNTGLHIGSQRDVSEIGGIDNPVVKDPITQLPYIPGSSLKGKLRSLLEIAENTKKPKEEQGIGDEKFFNRKIIRGSKEPIWIHVCENYKDAKECPVCRLFGSGGNSNFPARVVVRDAHLTDYWKEKWETGEELTEIKHENTLDRITSAASPRKIERIPPGVEFNFEIIYTIEDENDWKEDVKNLLSTMKMLEDSYLGGCGSRGYGKVEFIFEECKFRSLNYYFGKDYEKPIEIKENVENTINEFYNIFNKELEEIIKSISQNNGGDNGYKNNKT encoded by the coding sequence ATGGAGGATAGAAATAGAAAATTCTATGGAAAAATAATTTTTAAAGGAAAAATAAAAGTTAACACTGGATTACATATTGGCTCTCAAAGAGATGTTTCAGAAATTGGAGGGATTGATAATCCAGTTGTTAAGGATCCAATAACCCAACTACCATACATCCCAGGCTCCTCTTTAAAAGGTAAGTTAAGGTCTCTCTTAGAAATTGCTGAAAATACAAAAAAACCAAAAGAAGAACAAGGTATTGGAGATGAAAAATTCTTTAATAGAAAAATAATAAGAGGTTCAAAAGAGCCAATTTGGATTCATGTTTGTGAAAATTATAAAGATGCAAAAGAGTGTCCAGTTTGTAGATTGTTTGGTTCTGGAGGAAATTCAAACTTCCCAGCAAGAGTTGTTGTTAGAGATGCTCATCTAACAGACTATTGGAAAGAAAAATGGGAAACTGGTGAAGAACTTACAGAAATCAAGCATGAGAACACTTTAGATAGAATTACTTCAGCTGCAAGTCCAAGAAAAATTGAAAGAATCCCACCAGGAGTTGAATTTAATTTTGAGATTATTTACACCATAGAAGATGAAAATGATTGGAAAGAAGACGTTAAAAACTTATTAAGCACTATGAAAATGCTTGAGGATAGTTATTTAGGTGGATGTGGTTCAAGAGGTTATGGAAAAGTTGAATTCATATTTGAAGAATGTAAATTTAGGAGTTTAAATTACTACTTCGGAAAAGATTATGAAAAACCAATTGAAATAAAGGAAAACGTTGAAAATACAATTAATGAGTTTTATAATATATTTAATAAAGAATTAGAGGAAATTATTAAATCAATATCCCAAAATAACGGTGGAGACAATGGATACAAAAATAATAAAACTTAA
- the csm4 gene encoding type III-A CRISPR-associated RAMP protein Csm4 has translation MDTKIIKLNFKTPIHVGDFNNLSGQEIPIHSDTIFGAICNALDRLGVDVKDFVKNHGEDFVISSGFPYVKDKLYFPKPLNVDKLISKKFNENANEETYKKLKKFKKMKFFDKKMFEAVINRDEEMIDSILDEIEDEEDYGYKIFDLPKVVLDRVTVDSQIYYLTMARFEEDCGIYFLYRGNKKVFKNYIEPAIRLLEDEGIGGKRSWGLGLFNAKIEDFKLNVPKNGNYYLTLSLMYVDNPKILERWNFVYRKGWIFTRYGKPHRKPLITMISEGSIVKENYSGEIIDLDGFWEISKEVGHKVFVNGRGFLIPIKYGWRK, from the coding sequence ATGGATACAAAAATAATAAAACTTAATTTTAAAACACCAATTCATGTGGGGGATTTTAACAATCTTTCTGGACAAGAAATTCCTATACATTCTGATACAATTTTTGGGGCTATTTGTAATGCTTTGGATAGGTTAGGAGTAGATGTTAAGGATTTTGTTAAAAATCATGGAGAAGATTTTGTAATATCATCAGGATTCCCATACGTAAAAGATAAGTTATACTTTCCAAAACCTTTGAATGTTGATAAGTTGATTAGCAAAAAATTCAATGAAAATGCCAATGAAGAGACATATAAAAAATTAAAAAAATTCAAAAAAATGAAATTTTTTGATAAAAAAATGTTTGAGGCAGTTATTAATAGAGATGAAGAAATGATTGATAGTATTTTAGATGAAATAGAGGATGAAGAAGATTATGGTTATAAGATATTTGATTTACCAAAGGTTGTTTTAGATAGGGTTACTGTAGATTCCCAAATATACTACTTAACAATGGCAAGATTCGAAGAAGATTGTGGTATCTATTTCTTATATAGGGGCAATAAAAAAGTGTTTAAAAATTATATAGAGCCAGCTATAAGATTACTTGAAGATGAGGGCATTGGTGGAAAAAGAAGTTGGGGTTTGGGGTTGTTTAATGCAAAAATAGAAGATTTTAAGTTAAATGTTCCAAAAAATGGAAATTATTATTTAACATTATCCCTTATGTATGTAGATAATCCAAAAATCTTAGAGAGATGGAATTTTGTATATAGGAAAGGTTGGATTTTTACAAGGTATGGAAAACCTCATAGAAAACCATTAATAACAATGATAAGTGAGGGTTCAATTGTTAAAGAAAATTATAGTGGAGAAATTATTGATTTAGATGGATTCTGGGAAATATCTAAGGAAGTAGGGCATAAAGTGTTTGTAAATGGTAGAGGGTTTTTAATTCCGATAAAATATGGGTGGAGGAAATGA
- the csm5 gene encoding type III-A CRISPR-associated RAMP protein Csm5: protein MKLEILTPTHIGSGEKLLPTDYYPIKDMHGNITKIIVIDIDKLFNTLISMGVNVNEVVEILRESKSYPLTKIFEKYHLKPKDFEKYPLDIVGGYGKYSMQINTFIKTCGMPYIPGSSIKGAIRTALMYYIVKDNKKLLSDIINELNKIVTQKNAKNFVKRADDKLDKKIFGNDPKFDVLKSLIIRDSEKISLKKLKVYKVEILGNDAPIPTYIEGLENIKINFEMQINDAILKNVNFNGMLKNIDFELIKNAIREFSKAVINAEINEIYKYGKYKENMLKFYKNLEDKIEDGELFIRIGWGSGWYSTTIGVLLKTHPKFEELRKKLGLGKNPKTKKVVNDYPKTRRIVNNKPLGWVKLEGELWLI from the coding sequence ATGAAGCTTGAGATTCTAACACCTACTCATATTGGTAGTGGAGAGAAACTTTTACCAACGGATTATTATCCAATTAAAGATATGCATGGGAATATAACAAAAATTATTGTTATTGACATTGATAAATTGTTTAATACCTTAATTTCAATGGGTGTAAATGTTAATGAGGTTGTAGAAATTTTGAGAGAAAGTAAAAGTTACCCATTAACTAAAATTTTTGAAAAATATCATTTAAAACCAAAAGATTTTGAGAAATATCCTTTGGACATTGTTGGAGGTTATGGAAAATATAGTATGCAAATAAATACTTTTATAAAAACGTGTGGAATGCCTTACATTCCTGGAAGTTCAATAAAAGGAGCTATAAGGACTGCATTGATGTATTATATTGTTAAGGATAATAAAAAACTTCTAAGTGACATAATAAATGAACTTAATAAAATTGTAACTCAAAAAAATGCTAAAAATTTTGTTAAAAGGGCTGATGATAAGCTTGATAAAAAGATATTTGGTAATGACCCAAAATTTGACGTTTTAAAATCTTTAATCATTAGGGATAGTGAAAAAATAAGCTTAAAAAAATTAAAAGTTTATAAGGTTGAAATTTTGGGCAATGACGCTCCAATCCCTACATATATTGAAGGACTTGAAAACATTAAAATAAATTTTGAAATGCAAATTAACGATGCTATATTAAAAAATGTCAATTTTAATGGAATGTTAAAAAATATTGACTTTGAGTTGATTAAAAATGCAATTAGGGAGTTTTCTAAAGCAGTTATTAATGCAGAGATTAACGAGATATATAAATATGGTAAATATAAAGAGAATATGCTTAAATTTTACAAGAATTTGGAAGATAAAATTGAAGATGGAGAGTTGTTTATAAGGATTGGATGGGGCAGTGGTTGGTATTCTACAACCATAGGAGTTTTATTAAAAACTCATCCAAAGTTTGAAGAATTGAGAAAGAAATTGGGCTTAGGTAAAAATCCTAAAACAAAAAAGGTTGTTAATGATTATCCAAAAACAAGGAGGATAGTTAATAACAAACCACTTGGATGGGTTAAATTAGAGGGAGAGTTATGGTTAATATAA
- a CDS encoding helicase-related protein, whose translation MVNIIDNSNIKLADFIKRKLKKSKEAKFALGYFFLSGWDIVKNDLPDDLKDEFLKIVIGDETTEDTAKEISKGYKLRVKTKIIEELSEAKNEEKINELYELIKNNKIDIKIYDKGKLHAKLYLFLENPDELNNDIGSSPGVAVVGSSNFTKSGLINNKELNVVFTDREAIINLNEWFNKLWEESSEFREELLKIIEISMPKGKKEGLKLGKYITPKELFKFLVWKWFDGRIEPIEKRDILADFQLIGVINAINIINSHNGVIIADSVGLGKSFIGATLIEEYLIGKIPEWDPNKYGINKDRKALLILPPPLIPQWEDLLLRSPFFFGHSEYYVRKKEKNELDTDKYRVYEIYKKDMTKVGEIGFLSLGIFSNLSKEVLEHLSYEYDLILIDEAHKFRNSQTNRWRNAHDLRFKENDKIFQNKFILLTATPLNNTIWDIYYLIKMFSDDLFSTFKARGVNITELFREYRDLKKKFKENQNYDTESKLKLKAQEIKEKVLNEVMILRTRKYILENFGKDGKIKIGSRELVFKEPQPEKVLYDDIKDYKEYWEFLKNIANDLENLEFAYTKLYTSGYVVLGNSCSSLFEDKPEDAEKEKIAVPIHLILRFLIAKRLESSIYAFEKTLRKIYNKNKTLCEILGGLDSEIEKLSAGNLKLDEFFEKLKEITDRLLEVAGKEDIVEEGEIGEEESTYNPKVRMLINFLTYGEEKKELSFNSEEEVFNYLKKHPEMVYKLKEGIFRILNEMKKDNEIIEKIIGKLDNVKVKNENGNPITVGVIIEDNVEYPIYVYKDPKLKKLRSLMYNELVGKKYVIFTQYKDTAKYLYHSLIKYVERQKSTLTYLFDTKRNKLKIGLVTGELGIEEKERLIKRFAPSVNNGYEVVEKEGEIEILISTDSLSEGVNLQEGDGVINYDLPWNPMVIVQRVGRVSRIGNEKDVFVKNFVPVQEIEVSVGLLAKLQEKIKDITLVVGKEFYILSSADEEISIETFGEKIKNLAELKLTELEEVSATEEAKEIMGGKIPEEVKAEFELLDFVQNRLGLKKEDFEDVKGLLSSRVPGYTLIEGDDIFGVFEVYRGDMRIGKKVVVYKEDKLEETTCREFIKLWNAEGYKEDVDFEKISNNLLLLRNKFKDEILPKHKGNIKGKGFIKNLYNHLYKFKKQRTLTDDIDRKKLDSVLSFLSWCELTTHEVKEFKDYLKSKGILDDKGNLKDNNPKILIELIYGYFNIGELNKKLEGKMIAWWC comes from the coding sequence ATGGTTAATATAATTGATAATTCAAACATCAAATTGGCAGATTTTATTAAAAGAAAACTTAAAAAATCCAAAGAAGCAAAGTTTGCTTTGGGTTATTTCTTTTTAAGTGGTTGGGATATTGTAAAAAATGATTTACCTGATGATTTAAAAGATGAGTTTTTAAAAATAGTTATTGGTGATGAAACTACAGAAGATACTGCAAAAGAAATTTCAAAAGGATATAAGTTGAGGGTTAAAACAAAAATTATAGAAGAGCTATCAGAAGCTAAGAATGAAGAAAAGATAAATGAACTTTATGAATTAATAAAAAATAATAAGATAGATATAAAAATTTACGATAAGGGGAAATTACACGCTAAACTTTATCTATTCTTAGAAAATCCAGATGAGCTAAACAATGATATAGGTTCTTCTCCAGGGGTCGCGGTTGTTGGTTCATCCAACTTTACAAAAAGTGGATTAATTAATAATAAAGAGTTGAATGTTGTTTTTACGGATAGAGAAGCAATAATCAACTTAAATGAATGGTTTAATAAACTTTGGGAAGAGAGTAGTGAATTTAGAGAAGAATTACTAAAAATTATTGAAATTTCAATGCCAAAGGGTAAGAAAGAAGGATTAAAGTTAGGAAAATACATTACTCCAAAAGAACTGTTTAAATTTTTAGTTTGGAAATGGTTTGATGGTAGGATTGAACCAATAGAGAAAAGGGATATTCTTGCTGATTTTCAATTAATTGGGGTTATAAATGCTATAAACATAATAAATAGTCATAATGGTGTTATAATCGCTGATTCTGTTGGTTTAGGAAAGAGTTTCATTGGAGCTACTTTAATTGAAGAGTATTTAATTGGAAAAATTCCAGAATGGGACCCAAATAAGTATGGAATTAACAAAGATAGAAAGGCATTATTGATATTGCCACCCCCATTAATCCCACAATGGGAGGATTTATTATTAAGAAGTCCATTTTTCTTTGGACATAGTGAGTATTATGTTAGGAAAAAGGAGAAAAATGAATTAGATACTGATAAGTATAGAGTTTATGAGATTTACAAAAAGGATATGACAAAAGTTGGGGAAATTGGATTTTTATCCTTAGGAATTTTTAGTAATTTAAGTAAAGAGGTTTTAGAGCATTTAAGTTATGAGTATGATTTGATTTTGATTGATGAGGCACATAAGTTTAGGAATTCACAAACAAATAGGTGGAGAAATGCCCACGATTTAAGATTTAAGGAAAATGATAAAATATTCCAGAATAAGTTTATTCTACTGACTGCAACGCCTTTAAACAATACAATATGGGATATTTATTATTTAATAAAGATGTTTTCAGATGATTTGTTCTCTACATTTAAAGCAAGAGGGGTTAATATTACTGAATTATTTAGGGAATACCGAGATTTAAAGAAAAAATTCAAAGAAAATCAAAATTATGACACTGAGTCAAAATTAAAATTAAAAGCACAGGAGATTAAGGAGAAGGTTTTAAATGAGGTTATGATTTTAAGGACAAGGAAGTATATTTTAGAGAATTTTGGTAAAGATGGAAAGATTAAAATTGGTAGTAGGGAGTTAGTGTTTAAAGAACCGCAACCAGAAAAAGTGTTGTATGATGATATTAAGGATTATAAAGAGTATTGGGAGTTTTTAAAGAATATTGCAAATGATTTAGAGAATTTAGAGTTTGCATACACAAAACTTTATACAAGTGGTTATGTGGTTTTAGGAAATTCTTGCTCTTCATTATTTGAGGATAAACCAGAAGATGCTGAAAAAGAAAAAATTGCTGTTCCAATACACTTAATATTGAGGTTTTTAATTGCTAAGAGGTTGGAAAGTAGTATTTACGCATTTGAAAAAACATTAAGGAAGATTTACAATAAAAATAAAACTTTATGTGAAATTCTTGGAGGATTGGATTCTGAAATTGAGAAATTATCAGCTGGAAATCTAAAATTGGATGAATTCTTTGAAAAATTAAAAGAAATTACAGATAGGCTCTTAGAAGTTGCAGGCAAGGAGGATATTGTTGAGGAGGGAGAAATTGGAGAGGAAGAATCTACTTATAACCCAAAGGTAAGGATGCTTATAAACTTCCTTACTTATGGTGAAGAGAAAAAAGAGTTATCATTCAATAGTGAGGAAGAGGTATTTAACTACTTAAAAAAACATCCCGAAATGGTTTATAAATTAAAAGAGGGTATTTTTAGAATATTAAATGAAATGAAGAAAGATAATGAGATAATTGAGAAGATAATTGGAAAATTGGATAATGTTAAGGTAAAGAATGAGAATGGTAATCCAATTACAGTTGGGGTTATTATAGAGGATAATGTAGAGTATCCAATATACGTTTATAAAGACCCAAAATTAAAGAAACTCAGGTCTTTAATGTATAATGAATTAGTTGGTAAAAAATACGTAATTTTTACACAATATAAAGATACTGCAAAGTATCTTTACCACTCTCTAATTAAATATGTTGAGAGGCAAAAATCCACATTAACTTATTTATTTGATACAAAACGAAACAAATTAAAAATCGGATTAGTTACTGGAGAATTGGGTATTGAGGAGAAAGAGAGATTAATTAAAAGGTTTGCTCCAAGTGTTAATAATGGTTATGAGGTTGTTGAAAAAGAGGGAGAGATTGAGATTTTAATATCAACTGATTCATTAAGTGAGGGAGTTAATTTACAAGAGGGAGATGGAGTTATTAACTATGACTTGCCATGGAATCCTATGGTTATAGTGCAAAGGGTTGGAAGAGTTAGTAGAATAGGTAATGAAAAGGATGTATTTGTTAAAAACTTTGTTCCAGTGCAAGAGATTGAGGTTTCTGTTGGATTATTGGCAAAATTGCAGGAAAAGATTAAGGATATTACATTAGTTGTTGGGAAAGAGTTTTATATTTTAAGTTCTGCTGATGAAGAGATTTCTATAGAGACATTTGGGGAGAAGATTAAAAACCTTGCTGAATTGAAATTAACTGAATTAGAGGAGGTTTCTGCTACTGAAGAGGCTAAGGAAATTATGGGGGGTAAGATTCCTGAAGAAGTTAAGGCAGAGTTTGAGTTATTGGACTTTGTTCAAAATAGATTAGGGTTGAAAAAAGAGGATTTTGAGGATGTTAAGGGGTTGTTATCTTCAAGAGTTCCAGGTTATACTTTGATTGAAGGAGATGATATTTTTGGAGTTTTTGAAGTTTATAGAGGAGATATGAGGATTGGAAAGAAGGTTGTGGTGTATAAGGAGGATAAGTTAGAGGAAACAACTTGTAGAGAGTTTATTAAATTATGGAATGCTGAGGGATATAAAGAAGATGTTGATTTTGAAAAAATTTCCAATAATTTATTGTTATTGAGAAATAAGTTTAAGGATGAGATTCTTCCAAAGCATAAGGGAAATATAAAAGGAAAAGGTTTTATAAAGAATCTATATAATCACCTATACAAATTTAAAAAACAAAGAACATTAACTGATGATATTGATAGGAAAAAATTAGACAGTGTTTTATCTTTCCTATCATGGTGTGAATTAACCACGCATGAAGTAAAAGAGTTTAAAGATTATCTCAAATCTAAAGGAATTCTTGATGATAAAGGAAATTTAAAAGATAACAATCCAAAGATTCTTATTGAGTTAATTTATGGTTATTTCAATATAGGGGAGCTTAATAAGAAATTAGAAGGAAAAATGATTGCATGGTGGTGTTAA
- a CDS encoding Eco57I restriction-modification methylase domain-containing protein encodes MVKVEKLLSYDGLIEYLRKNNYKEIEEGRFVVYEDEDLGVEEILVVKKGSNYKEDLKNLKKELSKSEEVLEGEKVEYGILFVDNYVLFLKKEMVGLPAKVVVLKKSLDKISPAFKKKLKKLAKDFGNLEYWEVLFDRSDIVEEFYKLYVKARELLIKNIKGIDDDEKKIKFANNLLMKLFIIWYLQEKGFLDGDKRYLINKFKEYKNLGFNSYYEFLKELFSIMMGDKGGNLTFKDNKFGEIVITGPAPFINGEIIENVEIPDEVFYIDGKTEELKKIEPKNVSIVPILNLFESRDWVVEGGDVEGDITDMMLGDIFEKQMVEEERKDSGSYYTPAKITRYISQNAIESYVLDRLNEELKTNYKNLDDFFKNEKDLRAYKLLYDILNDIRILDPACGSGHFLERAVEVLVDIYERLRDKVKELGFDGNLFIIKVADDNGNIRNENLLSIDDEEFKMRIKFHVIVSKNIYGVDINESAVGISKARLFLSIAKHFDKEKGIFVRFPNVHFNIRDGNSLIGYARMKKPERTLDAWLKFGSEKIEELKEEFKVVSELGDYLKEVSKVLNQKGDILKDIEELNKIISKKELSWLDFEKVLKIKEKLVEILLVSLNSKYAIPLNKLLRDINKKFNEKLDEMFVKEFGIEEYVSPKILREGKLKRFHWFFEFSEVFVDNGGFDVIIGNPPYVRQERINDIVKGVDYKEILSKLYKPYDKMFDFSMFFILRSLELLKDKGYHSFIITNKWLRARYGKKIRKFLKENVTIKKVIDFNAVKVFVGVTVDTMIYIVKKEKPDKDNRIFYNNPKSLENIEEGGYYVKQFNLEDDVWNFVDERTLEIKEWIEKVGVPLKELDIKIFYGIKTGFNEAFIIDDETRKKLIEEDAKSEELIKPILRGRDIGRYYVEWDKLWMIIIPAGFTKRLFKKDLPLKDAEELFKKEYPSIYKHFEPFKYKKGKGKGLVDRDDQGDYWWELRPCDYYQEFEKPKIMWQEIVREPSFYLDQSKIYGEATTFIMTSKKMNLKFLLTILNSKLSWTAIRFYGTNLGDNTARYKKAYIEKIPIRLPNNTKPYEILADYLLFLNAKEDWREKYKELINFFDKEIADSLVYELYFKEKLYNEDKEYLLNAISKHLKSINYDRWAELYWKKQLNDELTEKEEEELKQLEEENLRIIIDVYEAIKDDEEINKLIKKIKSHKWVRIIEG; translated from the coding sequence ATGGTTAAGGTTGAAAAATTATTGAGTTATGATGGATTAATTGAATATTTAAGAAAAAATAATTATAAGGAAATTGAGGAGGGAAGATTTGTTGTTTATGAGGATGAGGATTTGGGTGTTGAGGAAATATTGGTTGTTAAAAAAGGTAGTAACTACAAAGAAGACTTAAAAAACCTAAAAAAGGAACTTTCAAAATCTGAAGAAGTTTTAGAGGGAGAAAAAGTAGAGTATGGAATTTTGTTTGTAGATAATTATGTTCTATTCTTAAAAAAAGAAATGGTTGGACTACCAGCAAAAGTTGTAGTTCTCAAAAAATCATTGGATAAGATTAGTCCAGCATTTAAGAAGAAGTTGAAAAAGTTGGCTAAAGATTTTGGAAATCTTGAGTATTGGGAGGTATTGTTTGATAGGAGTGATATTGTTGAAGAATTCTATAAACTATATGTTAAGGCAAGAGAGTTATTAATTAAAAATATTAAAGGCATTGATGATGATGAGAAGAAAATAAAGTTTGCAAATAATTTATTGATGAAGTTGTTTATAATTTGGTATTTGCAAGAGAAAGGATTTTTAGATGGAGATAAAAGGTATTTAATAAACAAATTTAAGGAATATAAAAATTTAGGGTTTAATAGCTATTATGAATTCCTTAAAGAGTTGTTTAGTATAATGATGGGGGATAAGGGAGGAAATTTAACATTTAAAGATAATAAGTTTGGAGAGATTGTAATTACTGGACCTGCACCATTTATTAATGGAGAGATAATAGAAAATGTTGAAATTCCAGATGAAGTGTTTTATATTGATGGAAAAACTGAAGAATTGAAAAAGATAGAACCAAAAAATGTTAGCATAGTTCCAATTTTGAACTTATTTGAGAGTAGAGATTGGGTTGTTGAAGGAGGAGATGTTGAAGGAGATATAACTGATATGATGTTGGGAGATATTTTTGAAAAGCAGATGGTAGAGGAGGAGAGAAAAGATAGCGGTTCTTACTATACTCCAGCAAAGATTACACGATATATTTCACAAAATGCCATTGAATCTTATGTTTTAGATAGGTTAAATGAAGAGTTAAAGACAAATTATAAAAATTTAGATGATTTCTTTAAAAATGAGAAGGATTTAAGGGCTTATAAGTTGTTGTATGATATTTTGAATGATATTAGGATATTAGACCCTGCATGTGGTAGTGGGCATTTTTTAGAGAGGGCAGTTGAGGTTTTAGTTGATATTTATGAAAGATTGAGGGATAAAGTTAAAGAACTTGGTTTTGATGGCAATTTGTTTATAATAAAAGTGGCTGATGACAATGGAAACATTAGGAATGAGAATTTATTATCTATTGATGATGAAGAGTTTAAGATGAGAATTAAATTCCATGTTATTGTTTCAAAGAATATTTATGGAGTAGATATTAATGAGAGTGCTGTTGGGATAAGTAAGGCAAGGTTGTTTTTATCAATTGCAAAACATTTTGATAAAGAGAAGGGAATTTTTGTTAGATTTCCAAATGTTCATTTCAACATAAGGGATGGAAATAGTTTAATCGGTTATGCAAGGATGAAAAAACCAGAAAGAACATTAGATGCATGGCTTAAATTTGGTAGTGAGAAGATTGAAGAGTTAAAGGAAGAGTTTAAGGTTGTTTCTGAATTGGGAGATTATTTAAAAGAGGTTTCTAAGGTTTTAAATCAGAAGGGAGATATTTTAAAGGACATTGAAGAGTTGAATAAGATAATAAGTAAAAAAGAATTAAGTTGGTTAGATTTTGAGAAAGTTTTAAAGATAAAAGAAAAATTAGTTGAGATATTATTAGTTTCATTAAATTCAAAGTATGCAATTCCATTGAATAAATTGTTAAGGGATATTAATAAGAAATTTAATGAAAAATTGGATGAGATGTTTGTAAAAGAGTTTGGAATTGAGGAATATGTTAGTCCAAAAATTTTAAGGGAGGGAAAATTAAAAAGATTCCATTGGTTTTTTGAATTTTCAGAGGTTTTTGTTGATAATGGTGGGTTTGATGTAATTATTGGAAATCCTCCTTATGTAAGGCAAGAGAGGATAAATGACATTGTTAAAGGTGTTGATTATAAGGAAATATTATCAAAATTGTATAAACCTTATGATAAAATGTTTGATTTCTCTATGTTCTTTATATTGAGAAGTTTGGAGTTGTTGAAAGATAAGGGCTATCATTCCTTTATTATAACCAATAAATGGTTAAGGGCAAGGTATGGAAAGAAGATAAGGAAGTTTTTAAAAGAAAATGTTACAATTAAGAAGGTTATTGATTTTAATGCTGTTAAAGTATTTGTTGGTGTAACAGTAGATACTATGATTTATATTGTTAAGAAAGAGAAACCAGATAAGGATAATAGGATATTTTATAATAATCCAAAGAGTTTGGAGAATATTGAAGAAGGAGGTTATTATGTTAAACAGTTTAATTTAGAGGATGATGTTTGGAACTTTGTTGATGAAAGAACTTTGGAAATAAAAGAATGGATTGAAAAAGTTGGAGTGCCTTTGAAGGAATTAGATATTAAAATTTTCTATGGTATAAAAACTGGATTTAATGAGGCGTTTATAATTGATGATGAAACAAGGAAAAAGTTGATTGAAGAGGATGCAAAAAGTGAAGAGTTGATTAAACCAATATTGAGGGGTAGGGATATAGGAAGGTATTATGTGGAATGGGATAAATTATGGATGATTATAATACCTGCTGGATTTACTAAAAGATTATTTAAAAAAGATTTACCATTAAAGGATGCTGAAGAATTGTTTAAAAAAGAATATCCTTCAATTTATAAACACTTTGAACCATTTAAATACAAAAAAGGAAAAGGAAAAGGGTTGGTAGATAGGGATGACCAAGGAGATTATTGGTGGGAGTTAAGACCATGTGATTATTATCAAGAATTTGAAAAACCAAAAATTATGTGGCAAGAAATAGTTAGAGAACCTTCATTTTATTTAGACCAATCTAAAATATATGGAGAAGCAACAACATTTATAATGACTTCAAAGAAGATGAATTTAAAATTTTTATTAACAATTCTCAATTCAAAATTATCTTGGACAGCAATTAGGTTTTATGGGACTAATTTAGGAGATAATACAGCAAGATATAAAAAAGCATATATTGAAAAAATCCCAATCCGACTTCCAAATAACACCAAACCTTATGAAATCTTAGCTGATTATCTATTATTCTTAAATGCAAAAGAGGATTGGAGAGAGAAATATAAAGAACTCATAAACTTCTTTGATAAGGAAATTGCTGACTCTTTAGTTTATGAACTCTACTTCAAAGAAAAATTATACAATGAAGATAAAGAATATCTATTAAATGCAATCTCAAAGCACTTAAAATCAATAAATTATGATAGATGGGCTGAATTGTATTGGAAAAAGCAATTAAATGATGAATTAACAGAAAAAGAGGAAGAAGAATTAAAACAGTTGGAAGAAGAGAATTTAAGAATAATTATAGATGTCTATGAAGCAATAAAAGATGATGAAGAAATAAATAAACTAATTAAGAAAATAAAATCTCATAAATGGGTTAGGATTATTGAAGGATAA